In one window of Constrictibacter sp. MBR-5 DNA:
- a CDS encoding molybdopterin oxidoreductase family protein: protein MTASSATGPQTPAETSPHVSDEVKTTTCYMCACRCGIKVHLADGRIRYIEGNKDHPVNRGVLCAKGSAGIMQHYSPARLSKPLLRVGPRGSGEFREIEWDEALQLATTWLSEVRSRDPKRLAFFTGRDQSQSLTGFWAQQFGTPNFAAHGGFCSVNMAAGGIYTIGGSFWEFGEPDWDRARYFMMFGVAEDHDSNPIKIGLSKLRANGAKFVSVNPVRTGYSATADEWIGIKPGTDGLFILAMVHELLKADRIDLDSLVRYTNAPWLVVRNPGGADDGLFARDGDGNPLCWDRTSGGAASAMQAEVSPVMVGDFTLPDGRKAVPVFQLLAERYLDPRYAPEAVAAECGVSAETIRRLAAELAHAAFEQEVVIEQPWTDWAGRRHERMIGRPVSFHAMRGISAHSNGFHTCRALHLLQMLLGAVDTPGSYRFEPPFPRPAPPGPKPAGKPGQVKPNTPMPGPPLGFVAGPEDLLVEADGSPVRIDKAYSWEAPVAAHGLMQMVITNAWKGDPYPIDVLFMYMANMGWNSAMNVPGTIRMLTDRDEATGEYKIPKIIYSDAFYSETVPYADLVLPDTTYLERWDCISLLDRPISNAHGAGDAIRQPVVQPDRDVRPFQEVVLDLGYRLGLPAFTTEDGQPRYPGGYPDYIVNHERSPGIGPLAGWRNADGSGQGKGAPNPDQLQRYIDNGCFWKHELPLEHQFFKHANRGYLEWAASVGFIPKAEPVVMQIWSEPLQKFRLAAQGHGPVQPPDAERRRIAEYFDPLPIWYAPFEHAAVESAAYPLRAVTQRPMAMYHSWGSQNAWLRQIHGHNKLHISRTLGEKLGIADEDWVVVTSHHGSIKVPVKLMDGVNEDTVWTWNAIGKRRGAWNLADDSPEFRKGFLLNHIISELLPPREDGYRYANADPVTGQAAWYDLRVRIEKAPAEAPVASGIGFPDMKQPKLPNRPGILRYGKSFRRSREAAE from the coding sequence ATGACAGCAAGCTCCGCCACCGGCCCCCAGACGCCGGCCGAGACCTCGCCCCACGTGTCGGACGAGGTCAAGACGACGACCTGCTACATGTGCGCCTGCCGGTGCGGCATCAAAGTCCATCTCGCCGATGGGCGCATCCGCTACATCGAGGGCAACAAGGATCATCCGGTGAACCGCGGCGTGCTATGCGCCAAGGGCTCGGCCGGGATCATGCAGCATTATTCGCCGGCGCGGCTCTCGAAGCCCTTGCTGCGGGTCGGTCCGCGCGGCAGCGGCGAGTTCCGCGAGATCGAATGGGACGAGGCGCTGCAGCTGGCGACGACGTGGCTGTCGGAGGTGCGCTCGCGCGACCCGAAGCGGCTCGCCTTCTTCACCGGCCGCGACCAGAGCCAGTCGCTGACCGGCTTCTGGGCGCAGCAGTTCGGCACGCCGAACTTCGCCGCACACGGCGGCTTCTGCTCGGTCAACATGGCGGCCGGCGGCATCTACACGATCGGCGGGTCGTTCTGGGAATTCGGTGAGCCCGACTGGGATCGCGCCCGCTATTTCATGATGTTCGGCGTCGCCGAAGACCACGATTCGAATCCCATCAAGATCGGCCTGTCGAAGCTGCGCGCCAACGGCGCCAAGTTCGTCTCGGTCAATCCCGTGCGGACCGGCTATTCCGCCACGGCGGACGAGTGGATCGGCATCAAGCCGGGCACGGACGGCCTGTTCATCCTGGCGATGGTGCACGAGCTGCTGAAGGCCGACCGCATCGACCTGGACTCGCTCGTCCGCTACACGAACGCACCCTGGCTGGTGGTGCGCAATCCGGGCGGCGCCGACGACGGCCTGTTCGCCCGTGACGGCGACGGCAATCCCCTGTGCTGGGACCGGACGAGCGGCGGTGCGGCGAGCGCCATGCAGGCCGAGGTGAGCCCGGTCATGGTCGGGGACTTCACGCTGCCCGACGGGCGCAAGGCGGTCCCGGTCTTCCAGCTGCTCGCGGAACGCTATCTCGACCCGCGCTATGCGCCGGAGGCGGTCGCGGCGGAATGCGGCGTATCGGCCGAGACGATCCGCCGCCTCGCCGCCGAACTGGCGCACGCCGCCTTCGAGCAGGAAGTCGTGATCGAGCAGCCCTGGACCGACTGGGCGGGGCGCCGGCACGAGCGGATGATCGGCCGGCCGGTCTCGTTCCACGCCATGCGCGGCATCTCGGCCCATTCCAACGGCTTCCACACCTGCCGGGCGCTGCACCTGCTGCAGATGCTCCTGGGGGCGGTGGACACGCCGGGTTCCTACCGCTTCGAGCCGCCGTTCCCGCGCCCCGCGCCGCCCGGCCCGAAGCCGGCCGGCAAGCCGGGGCAGGTCAAGCCGAACACCCCGATGCCCGGGCCGCCGCTCGGCTTCGTCGCCGGGCCGGAGGATCTGCTGGTCGAGGCGGACGGCAGTCCCGTGCGCATCGACAAGGCCTATTCGTGGGAGGCGCCGGTCGCCGCCCATGGCCTGATGCAGATGGTGATCACCAACGCGTGGAAGGGCGACCCGTACCCGATCGACGTGCTGTTCATGTACATGGCCAACATGGGCTGGAACAGCGCCATGAACGTGCCCGGTACGATCAGGATGCTGACCGACAGGGACGAGGCGACCGGCGAATACAAGATCCCCAAGATCATCTATTCGGACGCCTTCTACTCCGAGACGGTGCCCTACGCCGACCTCGTGCTGCCGGATACGACCTATCTGGAGCGCTGGGACTGCATCTCGCTGCTCGACCGGCCGATCTCGAACGCGCACGGCGCCGGCGACGCGATCCGCCAGCCGGTGGTGCAGCCGGACCGCGACGTGCGGCCGTTCCAGGAGGTCGTGCTCGACCTCGGGTACCGGCTGGGATTGCCGGCCTTCACGACCGAGGACGGGCAGCCGCGCTATCCGGGCGGCTATCCGGACTACATCGTCAACCATGAGCGCTCGCCCGGCATCGGTCCGCTCGCCGGCTGGCGCAACGCCGACGGCAGCGGCCAGGGGAAGGGGGCACCGAACCCCGACCAGCTGCAGCGCTACATCGACAACGGCTGCTTCTGGAAGCACGAGCTGCCGCTCGAGCATCAGTTCTTCAAGCATGCGAACCGCGGCTATCTGGAATGGGCCGCCTCGGTCGGCTTCATCCCGAAGGCCGAGCCCGTCGTGATGCAGATCTGGAGCGAGCCGCTGCAGAAGTTTCGGCTCGCCGCCCAGGGACACGGACCGGTGCAGCCGCCGGATGCCGAGCGCCGACGGATCGCGGAATATTTCGACCCGCTGCCGATCTGGTACGCGCCGTTCGAGCATGCGGCGGTCGAGAGCGCGGCCTATCCGCTGCGTGCCGTGACCCAGCGCCCGATGGCGATGTACCACTCCTGGGGCTCCCAGAACGCCTGGCTGCGCCAGATCCACGGCCACAACAAGCTGCACATCAGCCGCACGCTCGGCGAAAAGCTCGGCATCGCCGACGAGGACTGGGTCGTCGTCACCAGCCATCACGGCAGCATCAAGGTGCCGGTCAAACTGATGGACGGCGTCAACGAGGACACGGTCTGGACCTGGAACGCCATCGGCAAGCGGCGGGGCGCCTGGAACCTCGCGGACGATTCGCCCGAATTCCGGAAGGGCTTCCTCTTGAACCACATCATCTCGGAGCTGCTGCCGCCGCGCGAGGACGGCTATCGCTACGCCAACGCCGACCCGGTGACGGGGCAGGCGGCCTGGTACGACCTGCGCGTGCGCATCGAGAAGGCGCCGGCCGAGGCGCCCGTTGCCAGCGGCATCGGCTTCCCCGACATGAAGCAGCCGAAGCTGCCGAACCGGCCCGGCATCCTGCGTTACGGCAAGAGCTTCCGCCGCAGTCGGGAGGCCGCCGAATGA